Proteins encoded in a region of the Flavobacteriaceae bacterium HL-DH10 genome:
- a CDS encoding polyribonucleotide nucleotidyltransferase → MIPKVFREVIDLGDGREISIETGKLAKQAHGSVVVQSGKCMLLCTVVSNYKQADVDFLPLTVDYREKFAAAGRYPGGFFKREARPSDGEVLTMRLVDRVLRPLFPKDYHSETQVMIQLMSHDDEVMPDAMAGLAASAAIQLSDFPFECPISEARVGRVNGEFVINPTRAQLLESDIDMMIGASADSVMMVEGEMDEISEEEMTEAIKFAHEAIKVQCAAQVALAEAFGKKEVREYEPEREDEELAQKIHDMAYDKVYAVAKAGSAKHERSAAFAEIKEAIKATFSEEELADIGGLISKYYSKAEKTAVRDLTLNEGLRLDGRKTDEIRPIWCEVDYLPSTHGSAIFTRGETQALATVTLGTSREANQIDMPSFEGEERFYLHYNFPPFSTGEARPIRGTSRREVGHGNLAQRALKGMVPEDCPYTVRVVSEVLESNGSSSMATVCSGTMALMDAGVQLKKPVSGIAMGLITDVNSGKYAVLSDILGDEDHLGDMDFKVTGTADGITACQMDIKVKGLSYEILVNALKQARDGRIHILGKLTDTIAAPNTDVKEHSPKMITRRIPNEFIGALIGPGGKVIQELQKETNTTIVINEDPVTEEGIVEILGVGNEGIDAVQAKIDSLLFKPTVGNVYQVKVIKMLDFGAVVEYIDAPGNEVLLHVSELAWERTENVTDVVNMGDVFDVKYFGVDPRTRKEKVSRKAILPKPEGYVARPPRENNDRGGRDNRGRDNRGRDNRRDDRKPREDKRD, encoded by the coding sequence GTGGTGCAATCTGGAAAATGTATGTTACTATGTACAGTTGTTTCCAATTACAAACAAGCAGATGTTGATTTTTTACCGTTAACGGTAGATTACAGAGAAAAATTTGCTGCAGCAGGACGTTATCCTGGAGGTTTCTTTAAAAGAGAAGCTAGACCAAGTGATGGCGAAGTTTTAACAATGCGTTTAGTAGACCGTGTTTTACGTCCGTTATTCCCAAAAGATTATCATTCAGAAACTCAGGTGATGATTCAGTTAATGTCTCATGATGATGAGGTTATGCCAGATGCTATGGCAGGTTTAGCTGCATCAGCGGCTATTCAATTATCTGATTTTCCTTTTGAATGTCCAATTTCTGAAGCTAGAGTTGGCCGTGTAAATGGTGAATTCGTTATCAATCCAACTAGAGCTCAATTATTAGAATCTGACATCGATATGATGATTGGTGCTTCTGCCGATTCTGTTATGATGGTTGAAGGTGAAATGGATGAGATTTCTGAAGAAGAAATGACTGAGGCAATCAAATTTGCTCACGAAGCTATTAAAGTACAATGTGCTGCTCAAGTAGCTTTAGCTGAGGCTTTTGGCAAAAAAGAAGTACGTGAATACGAGCCAGAAAGAGAAGATGAAGAGCTAGCTCAAAAAATTCATGATATGGCATACGACAAAGTATATGCTGTAGCAAAAGCAGGTTCTGCTAAACATGAAAGAAGTGCTGCATTTGCTGAAATTAAAGAAGCGATAAAAGCGACGTTTTCTGAAGAAGAATTAGCAGATATTGGTGGATTAATTTCTAAATATTATAGTAAAGCTGAAAAAACAGCGGTTAGAGATTTAACATTAAACGAAGGTTTACGTTTAGATGGTCGTAAGACTGACGAGATTAGACCAATTTGGTGTGAGGTTGATTATTTACCATCAACTCATGGTTCAGCTATCTTTACACGTGGAGAAACTCAAGCCTTAGCAACGGTTACTTTAGGAACAAGTAGAGAAGCTAACCAAATAGACATGCCATCTTTTGAAGGTGAAGAACGCTTCTATTTACACTATAACTTCCCTCCTTTTTCAACAGGTGAAGCAAGACCTATACGTGGAACATCTCGTAGAGAAGTTGGACACGGTAACTTAGCGCAACGAGCTTTAAAAGGTATGGTTCCTGAAGATTGTCCTTATACTGTTCGTGTAGTTTCAGAAGTATTAGAATCTAATGGCTCGTCTTCTATGGCAACTGTTTGTTCTGGTACAATGGCGCTTATGGATGCTGGGGTTCAATTAAAGAAACCTGTTTCGGGTATTGCTATGGGACTAATTACAGATGTTAATTCTGGAAAATACGCTGTATTATCTGATATTTTAGGTGATGAAGATCACTTAGGAGATATGGACTTTAAAGTAACTGGTACTGCCGATGGTATTACTGCTTGCCAAATGGACATTAAAGTAAAAGGATTATCTTATGAAATTCTTGTCAATGCGCTAAAACAAGCACGCGATGGACGTATACACATTTTAGGTAAATTAACAGATACAATTGCTGCTCCTAATACAGATGTTAAAGAACATTCTCCAAAAATGATTACCAGAAGAATTCCTAACGAATTTATTGGTGCATTAATTGGTCCTGGTGGAAAAGTAATCCAAGAATTACAAAAAGAAACCAATACAACTATTGTTATTAACGAAGATCCTGTTACTGAAGAAGGTATTGTTGAAATATTAGGTGTTGGTAATGAAGGTATTGATGCTGTTCAAGCAAAAATAGACTCATTATTATTTAAACCAACTGTTGGTAATGTTTACCAAGTAAAGGTTATTAAAATGCTTGATTTTGGTGCTGTAGTAGAATATATTGATGCTCCAGGTAACGAAGTTTTATTACATGTAAGTGAATTGGCTTGGGAACGTACTGAAAATGTAACAGACGTTGTAAATATGGGTGATGTTTTTGATGTGAAGTACTTTGGTGTAGACCCAAGAACTCGTAAAGAAAAAGTATCTCGAAAAGCTATTTTACCAAAACCAGAAGGTTATGTAGCAAGACCACCTAGAGAAAACAATGATCGTGGTGGACGCGACAACAGAGGTAGAGATAATCGCGGACGCGATAACCGTCGTGATGATAGAAAACCTAGAGAAGACAAGAGAGATTAA